One window from the genome of Pirellulales bacterium encodes:
- a CDS encoding HlyD family efflux transporter periplasmic adaptor subunit translates to MRTWVIAAVALVAVVLAAVAISALNGGLPVEAAAVVRGKVQEFVDERGKTRLPQTYNITMPQDGRISAIDLVEGTPVHQGQVVAHIVTSDLDLAVEAATAAVDRLKASIRENDDVSVETTGLKQSLDYVDSMNHMVEAAKAQVESGHAKLDYTNNNVDRTRKMYQSKTATQDEYEQSQLQQVQAGVEYQQDLLMLRAIEALQAATSLLPTGVQQYIDRKGLTHDVLKMQLEEASVRLKEMERDRNRGELHSPVDGVVLERAVSDERQATAGTVLLKIGRLEDLELEADILSQDVVKVKEGDEVEISGPAIGPTPVHGTVKRIYPAGFTKVSSLGVEQQRVKVIMGFNPDDLARLRKERELGADYRIRVRVFTAQKENALTAPRSALFRGGDGKWLVFAIRDGRAKLQPIETGLMNDEAVEIKSGLHENELVVLAPETGLKDGTRVKPILRDREANSQLPDGD, encoded by the coding sequence ATGCGTACTTGGGTGATTGCCGCCGTCGCGCTGGTTGCCGTCGTTTTGGCGGCAGTCGCGATTAGTGCGCTCAACGGCGGGTTGCCTGTTGAGGCAGCCGCCGTCGTACGCGGCAAAGTTCAGGAGTTTGTCGACGAGCGCGGCAAAACGCGGCTGCCTCAAACATACAACATTACCATGCCGCAGGATGGCCGCATTTCGGCCATCGATTTGGTCGAGGGGACCCCGGTCCATCAGGGGCAAGTCGTGGCCCACATTGTCACGTCCGATTTGGATTTGGCGGTTGAAGCGGCGACGGCGGCCGTCGATCGCCTGAAAGCTTCGATCCGCGAAAACGACGACGTCAGTGTCGAGACTACCGGGTTGAAGCAATCGTTGGATTACGTCGATTCGATGAATCACATGGTGGAAGCAGCCAAAGCCCAAGTGGAATCGGGCCACGCCAAGCTCGACTACACCAACAACAATGTGGATCGGACCCGCAAGATGTACCAATCCAAAACCGCCACTCAGGACGAGTACGAACAATCTCAATTGCAACAGGTGCAGGCCGGCGTCGAATATCAACAAGATTTGCTGATGCTGCGGGCCATCGAAGCCCTGCAGGCTGCCACGTCATTATTGCCCACCGGGGTGCAACAATACATTGACCGCAAGGGACTCACGCATGACGTGTTGAAAATGCAGTTAGAAGAGGCCAGCGTGCGATTGAAGGAAATGGAACGCGACCGCAATCGTGGCGAGTTACATTCTCCTGTCGACGGAGTGGTGTTGGAGCGGGCCGTCAGCGACGAGCGTCAAGCCACTGCCGGCACGGTGCTGTTGAAAATTGGCCGGTTGGAAGATTTGGAATTGGAGGCCGACATCCTCAGCCAGGATGTGGTGAAAGTGAAGGAGGGTGATGAGGTGGAAATTTCCGGCCCGGCGATTGGCCCTACGCCTGTCCACGGGACGGTCAAACGGATTTATCCGGCGGGCTTCACCAAAGTCAGTTCCCTGGGCGTGGAGCAACAGCGCGTGAAAGTGATCATGGGGTTCAACCCGGACGATTTGGCTCGGCTGCGGAAAGAGCGTGAGTTGGGCGCCGATTACCGTATTCGGGTGCGAGTGTTCACGGCGCAAAAAGAGAATGCCTTGACGGCGCCGCGCTCGGCGCTGTTTCGAGGCGGCGACGGCAAGTGGTTGGTATTCGCGATCCGCGATGGCCGTGCCAAGCTGCAACCCATTGAAACCGGTTTGATGAACGACGAAGCGGTGGAAATT